A genome region from Megalobrama amblycephala isolate DHTTF-2021 linkage group LG18, ASM1881202v1, whole genome shotgun sequence includes the following:
- the rtknb gene encoding rhotekin 2b isoform X3 has protein sequence MFCRNQTSRATVARGSAMEMEVKRGRFRLSVLEDSAQDCEVQRQIEREVRIREGACKLLAACSQRDQALEASKTLLTSNSRILALMTQLQRMKEAQAMQKAGRRSSDGGTERLPCTGKVAISDIRIPLMWKDSEYFKNKGELHQCAVFCLLQVGTEIHDTDLVIVDRTLTDICFDEPVIFTDVPPGFDLRVELYSCCVEEEFNVGFSSRRLSRLGSASSKKFMASLETAASCSSHGSGTGLGEGGVSPVLLPALSVRGPKYHLLAHTSLTLCHVQKSFRTHDLTISDTEDSSSWLPLYGNLCCRLVAQPLCMTQDVMCGKLRIRSETNPGEWRDVYGVLNGSDLKCYQQKDDIDPLETPVFTIPINKETRVRATERDPALQTQSITITNQCGAKTTYTILTHTSKDTHSWMEAFWQHFYDMSQWKQCCDELMKIEEPSAKKTVAVTSKQGSLYHEMDERNLVWNDIK, from the exons ATGTTCTGCAGAAACCAAACTTCCAGAGCCACTGTGGCCCGCGGATCCGCGATGGAGATGGAGGTGAAAAGAGGCCGATTCCGCCTGAGCGTGCTGGAGGATTCCGCACAG GACTGTGAGGTTCAGAGACAGATCGAGAGGGAGGTGAGGATCAGAGAAGGGGCCTGTAAGCTTTTAGCTGCATGTTCTCAGAGAGATCAGGCTTTGGAGGCTTCCAAGActcttctcacatccaacagcCGCATACTGGCCCTCATGACCCAGCTGCAGCGCATGAAGGAAGCCCAGGCCATGCAGAAAGCAGGACGAAG GTCATCTGACGGTGGTACTGAGCGATTACCTTGTACTGGAAAAGTAGCCATTTCAG ATATTCGTATTCCACTCATGTGGAAAGATTCAGAGTATTTCAAAAACAAAGGAG AGCTGCACCAGTGTGCCGTGTTCTGTTTGCTGCAGGTGGGCACAGAGATTCACGATACGGATCTCGTAATAGTGGACAGGACGCTCACAGATATCTGTTTCGATGAACCAGTGATATT CACTGACGTACCTCCAGGCTTTGACCTGCGGGTGGAGCTCTACAGCTGCTGTGTGGAGGAGGAATTCAATGTGGGCTTCTCGTCTCGGAGACTGAGCCGGCTGGGAAGTGCCTCCAGTAAGAAGTTCATGGCATCTTTGGAGACAGCAGCTTCCTGTAGTTCCCACGGTAGTGGAACCGGATTGGGCGAAGGAGGAGTATCACCGGTTCTGCTGCCTGCTCTGTCTGTACG GGGCCCTAAATATCACCTCCTGGCCCACACATCTCTGACACTGTGCCACGTACAGAAATCTTTCCGAACCCATGACCTGACTATATCAGACACAG AGGACTCTTCGTCCTGGTTGCCTCTCTATGGTAATTTGTGCTGTCGACTCGTGGCTCAGCCTCTCTGTATGACTCAAGATGTCATGTGTGGAAAACTCAGAATTCGg TCAGAGACCAATCCTGGGGAATGGAGAGATGTCTATGGTGTCCTGAATGGATCTgatttaaagtgttaccagcaGAAAGATGATATAGACCCTTTAGAGACACCAGTCTTCACTATTCCCATTAATAAG GAAACTCGTGTACGTGCCACAGAGAGAGATCCAGCTCTACAAACTCAAAGTATCACCATAACCAACCAGTGTGGTGCTAAGACCACATACActattctcacacacacatctaaAGACACACATAGCTGGATGGAAGCCTTCTGGCAGCATTTCTATGATATGA